The DNA region CGAATGGCTCAAACGGGGGAAAATCACCCCGGTGCATGTCTGCCAATCCTTTGGCAACGACATTCACCATGACGGGCGCGGCAACGAGCCCATTGTCGTGGTCACGGTGTGGTACGAGGAGCAGCACGACATCATGGACGACGACTGAGTCCGGCTCCGGTCAGTTTCCCGCGTCCGGCGGCGCGATAAACCCGAAGTGTCTTCCCATCCAGTACGGCAGCAGCCAGAACACGCCCGAGCTTTCCGAACGCCCGCCGTCCCCGCGCACCGCGTCGTAGGGGTTCTTGTCCCACCGCATGACGGGCCGCTCGTCGGCGGGCGGCAGCCGGTCTGTCTGCCAGCCGTACAGTTCCGGATACCGCACCAGCCTCAGGTCCTGCCGCGCCCGGTTGTCCACCGTCCAGTGGATGATGTCCAGCGGGCAGTCGCGCAGGAACTTCACGCATTCCTCCAGATTGAAATCCTCCACGCCCAGCGCGCCGCACATGAAGTTGAAGAAGGGGCTGTTGGCCGCGCCCACCTGGCCGAACCACTGGCGCAGGCCCTGCTCATAGGCGGCGCGGAACTCCGGGTCATGCTCCTCCATGAGCAGCGCGGGAAGCGCCAGCACCAGCAGGTCGGAGTCTATGTCCGTGCGTTCCGAGGGCGCCGTCGGCTTGGGCGCCCTGGCCAGTTCGAGATAGCCGTGCCGCGAGATCAACTCCCGGTAGGCCCGGTCAAAGCGCTCCTCGCCGGTGATCACATGGGCCGTCTTCAGGTAGGACAGCAATTCCGTGGCGTTCACCGGCCTTTCCGCCCGCCAGTTGCCGTCCCCGTGCAGGCGTTCCGGCGCCCACACCCCCCACAGGGTGTGCGTGCCGTCCGTGTCCAAAAGGGTGTAGCCCCCGGCCATCAGATAATCCATCACCCTGGCTGTGAGGCGCGCCACCTTTTCCCGTTCGGCATCGGTCTGGGCGACATACTTGTAATAGATGTAGTAGCCGAAGAAATGGCCCGACATTTCATCCGAACTGGTGTCCCCCTTCCAAAGCCATTTCCCGTCCGCCGAAGGCCGCCAGCGCTCCTCGACGGTCTTGTGGCGCGGGTTGTCCACCAGCATCTGGGCCTCCTCGCGCGCCGTATGGGTGCGGTTGGCGTCGTGCAGCCGGCTCGGGTTGGGGTTGTCCGGCCCGGCCCATTCCACGGGGACCATTGTCCGCGCAATGAAGCCGTCCGTGCCCGTGATGGTCTGGAACCGCTCCATGGTGTCAAAGGCCTTCCGCGCCCGGTCCAGCGCGTCGGGGTCACCCGTCACCTGATACCGGAAGGCCTCCATGGCCATGTAAAGGTTCGTGTATTCCCCGTCGTTGTCGTCATCCTCGTGCTGGTTGGAGGTCACATCGCCGGGGACCATCAGGCGGCTGTCCCCCACGATCCAGGGTTCGCGCACCTTGCGCGCCATGCAAATGTCGTAGTAGTGCGCGGCCTTCTCCGCGAGGGTTGTCATGCGGCGCCGGATGACGCCCACCCCTTCGGCGGTGGCCACCCATGCCGCGCCGTCCCTGTCAAACGCCACATCGCGTGTGTCGTCCGAGGGCAGCCAACGGAGGCTGTGCCGGAGGGACCAGGAGCTTCCATTCCACCGGGTCACCCCGAGGCCGGTGCAAACCCAGAGGGTGCCGTCCGGATGAAAGCGGAGGCGCCGGACCTCCAGGTTTGCCAGACCCTCGCGGGGGGAAAAACTGCGGACCCGCTTCTCACCCCGATACACGTCAATCCCGCCATAGCCACCCGCCCAAACCAGGCCGTCCGGCCCGACTGTCACCGAGAGTTGGTCCCCCGTCAGCAGGTCCTCCTCCTTGTGGAGATGCCGCGCAATCCGCTCCCCCTCGAGAAGATACAGGCCGTGCGCCGTGGAAAGCCACAGGCCGCCAGTGCTGTCCCGCGCGGTGTCCCGGGAGGAGGTCGCCCATTTCCCGCCAAAGGCGGTCCAATCCTTTCCGTCAAAACGCCAGTTGCCCCTCGGCCCGAAGGCAAGCGCCGACGCGCCGTCGAACGCAAGGGCGCTCACCGGCTCGGCAAGGCCTCCCATGCGCTCCGCCTTCCCCCCCGAACAGCGCCACACGCCGTTCCAGGCGCCCACCCAGACCCCGCCCGTGGGCGAGGCGGCGGCGGTGAAACAGGGACCGGCGGACTCGGCGTCATGCGCGGCGCGCCAGACCCCCTCCGACAAGAGAAAGACCCCCTCCGCAGTGGCCGCCCAAAGCACGCCTTCGCCGTCAAAGGCCAGTCCGCGCACATCATTGGCGCCGCCGGGAAGCGGGTGGAATTCCCTGTATTCCTGAACAAACGGCGTGTCTTGGACAGGAGGCGCTCCGTGGACCAGATGGGCAAAGGCCAGCAGAAGTGTCAGCGTCATGGTGGACCTTCCATTGTCGGTGTCGGCGGGGTAGTCTGTTGACGGGGGACAGCACAACCGACCCGGCGCAAAATAAAAACCCTGCGCGTGCGGGCCGGGGAAAAGCGCGTGAACCGTATCCTCAATAGGGGGGAATTCTCACGGCAGCCTTTCGACGTCCACTCAATGGAGGCATGCCGTTGGCTGCGCAAATATCGAACTCCCGATTCACTTGGAAAGGACAGGCGCCTGTGTCCGGCCGGGGCACGGCAGGGAAAAACCTTATGAATTGCCGTCGTGACAGGTTAAAACGACCAGTTTGGCCTCATTCCCAATCACGGTCTGATTGTACCATGCGCCCCGCGCAAAATCCATGAGGATTGCTGTTCCGGCGGTGTGTTATTCCGGCAAAAACAGTGGAAATTAGGGGGCTTTTGGGCAAATCAGGAAGAAACTCCGGTGGAGGGGTGTTTTTCTGTTCATGCTGCGATTGGCTTGTTCTGTTGAATCTCAAGCGATAAATCAATAAAATGGCCCATCCCCATGAATCATCAAACAGTGCGAGGTACGTTGTGAGCAATTCTGCACATAGTAAGACTGACGCCGACTCAGATATTTCCGGGGCGGAGAACCCCTTCGCCCTTCCCAAAGACTTCAAGTCCAAGCTTAAAGACTGTTGCCGCAAACACCAAGACTCGTTGAAGCCGAAAGTAACCTATCTCTGGATATGTGTGAGCGCCAAGGGAATCGGGGAGCAGGCGGTCACCGGGAACGGCGCCCGAATCAGCCTGCAGGACTGGCTGAACATTGTGGACGAGTCCGCCTCGCTGGGCGCCAACTGGCTGGTCCTCACAGTCACCACCAACCTTTCCCAGCACAGTGAAATCTGGGAAATTTGCCGTTGGGCCCAGGAAACGCACGGAATGAGCGTCGGGTTGCACCTTGTCAAGGACGATTTGAACAATGACGAGATTGCGCTCATCAAAGGCCTGGACACATCAAAGGTGCGGCTGCTGGTTCGTCGTGAGTCGCTGGAGAAACTGAAACCCCTTGACGAGGCGGGTCTTGTGCTGTGGACGGCCAATCCCCAAACGGAGGATGGAAGCCGCCCGCACTGCCAGGGTCCGTCCAAGATGATCTACGTCAACGGGCGGGGTGAACTCTACACCTGCGGCCTGGTGGACGGGCTGGACCAGTACCGCATGGGCAATGTGCTGGAGCGCCGTCTCAGCCAGGTCATCGAGGATCCGGCGCTGCCGCACCTGGTGGAGGAGAAAATCCACCGGATATCTCCGGGGTGCGACGGATGCCCCTCACTCGTGGCAAATTTTTTCGACGCCAACCTGTGACACGGGTCGGGCTGCGGTTGCGCGCCTTTTCGCAGACCCGTTAATTATGACGGCAGGCGTCGTCTTCCCGCTCCTGACCAAGCCCTATTTCCTCGAGCAATTCCTGCAGCGCCTCGTCATCCAGTTCCCCCCTTACCGACAGCGCCACCGCCCTGCGATACTCTCCCTCAGTGAATTCCAGGCCGCGGGACGCGCCGACCGCCACCAAGTGCGCGAGGGCGTCCACTCCGGAAAACCCGGCGACCATTTTCCGCACACGGACATCGCGCCGCGCCAGGGCGAGGAATTTCAAGGCGTTTTCCACGGACATGGCGGTCTTTTCCCTTTCCTTTCCAGGCCTATCCGGACGCGGAAACAGCCCCGCGCACAGTCTCCTCCGTGAGTCCCAGACGGTCCATCAGTGCCAGGATTTCAGGTTCAGGCTCCTCCTCATACGCCCCTTCGACATTGACGCAGGCAATCGTGACGGCCAGAAGCCGGGCAATGTCCCCAAAATCGCCCGCCTTGTCCGGGTTCGCGTAGTGCCGGACACTTTCATGCAGGGGGGCGGGAATTCCCCAGCGGGCCAGCAGCAAGCCGCCGGCCTCGGCGTGGCCGAGCCCGAAAACCTGTTTCTCCGCGACGTTTCTGCCGGCGCCGACCAGATGCCGGTCCAATTTTCTGTACTCTTCCGGCTCATTCACTGCCAGGGCAAAACTGCCGGCCGCATAAAGCAGTCCCGCCGCCTGTGCTGTGCCGGGGGCGCACACGCCGCAGCGGCCCGCCAGCGCCGAGGCCACATTCCCGACCTTTCGGGCATGCCGCGCCGCCAGCGCGAGATGTC from Candidatus Hydrogenedentota bacterium includes:
- a CDS encoding SPASM domain-containing protein translates to MSAKGIGEQAVTGNGARISLQDWLNIVDESASLGANWLVLTVTTNLSQHSEIWEICRWAQETHGMSVGLHLVKDDLNNDEIALIKGLDTSKVRLLVRRESLEKLKPLDEAGLVLWTANPQTEDGSRPHCQGPSKMIYVNGRGELYTCGLVDGLDQYRMGNVLERRLSQVIEDPALPHLVEEKIHRISPGCDGCPSLVANFFDANL
- a CDS encoding regulator — translated: MTLTLLLAFAHLVHGAPPVQDTPFVQEYREFHPLPGGANDVRGLAFDGEGVLWAATAEGVFLLSEGVWRAAHDAESAGPCFTAAASPTGGVWVGAWNGVWRCSGGKAERMGGLAEPVSALAFDGASALAFGPRGNWRFDGKDWTAFGGKWATSSRDTARDSTGGLWLSTAHGLYLLEGERIARHLHKEEDLLTGDQLSVTVGPDGLVWAGGYGGIDVYRGEKRVRSFSPREGLANLEVRRLRFHPDGTLWVCTGLGVTRWNGSSWSLRHSLRWLPSDDTRDVAFDRDGAAWVATAEGVGVIRRRMTTLAEKAAHYYDICMARKVREPWIVGDSRLMVPGDVTSNQHEDDDNDGEYTNLYMAMEAFRYQVTGDPDALDRARKAFDTMERFQTITGTDGFIARTMVPVEWAGPDNPNPSRLHDANRTHTAREEAQMLVDNPRHKTVEERWRPSADGKWLWKGDTSSDEMSGHFFGYYIYYKYVAQTDAEREKVARLTARVMDYLMAGGYTLLDTDGTHTLWGVWAPERLHGDGNWRAERPVNATELLSYLKTAHVITGEERFDRAYRELISRHGYLELARAPKPTAPSERTDIDSDLLVLALPALLMEEHDPEFRAAYEQGLRQWFGQVGAANSPFFNFMCGALGVEDFNLEECVKFLRDCPLDIIHWTVDNRARQDLRLVRYPELYGWQTDRLPPADERPVMRWDKNPYDAVRGDGGRSESSGVFWLLPYWMGRHFGFIAPPDAGN